Part of the Scylla paramamosain isolate STU-SP2022 chromosome 22, ASM3559412v1, whole genome shotgun sequence genome, gagagtacattaaATCATACTGTATTAGTCacatctcttccctctctttttccaatGTTTCTCTTTAGTAGacttgttactctctctctctctctctctctctctctctctctctctctctctctctctctctctctctctctctctctctctctctctctctctctctctctctctctctctcatcctgcttcTCTATGCACATTAATGCCTCTGCCTGTCTCACCCCTCCTCACACCCTGCACCTCCCTACCTTTCTATGCTTCACCCTGTCTTTCCTTGTCTGCTTGGTTCACTTCAGCTCTGCATCTCTCTGCCTTATCCTGCTATCCTTACTGctactcactctttctcttgtctACCACTTCCTGTacctgtctctttctccctcaccctcctttgCTGCCTttcatcatccttatccataTCATTTCTTTGtgtccttttcctttatgtCTGCCTTCCctcatgtgtgtatgtatcttttcattttttccagtgttttcctgTTTCACCCTCTCTTGAACTCCACCttatctccctctcatcctgtGTCAcctcaccctttccctctcactatCACCTCATCCTCTCCATCTTAATTTGCCTTAACTCACCTCACCGTATTGCTCATCACCCCACCGTGTCTCAGCCTGCCTTGCCCCACTCTGTCTCTCACCTTGAATCATCACACCCAGTCTCTCTCAGCCTGCTGCATCTCATCATCTCATCCTTCATCACCTCAACCTGTCTGTCTTACCCTATCTTATCTCACTTAGCCCCTGTCACCCTGTATCACCTCACTCTTGCTTGTCTCATCCTGCCTTGCCTCACCTCCCCCTGGCCCTGTCATCCTGTATCACCACCCTGTTTCATCCTGTGTCACTTCACACCATCCCTGTCCCCCATCACCTCCAGCAGTCGCCCTCAGGCTACCTTATGTCTCCTTGTACACAGGCATTGGGGTGGTGATGCTACTGGCCCTCACTGTGGAGCGATTCATCTCAGTGTGCTACCCAGCCCAGGCCAGAAATCTGTGTGGTGGCCGCCGTGCTTATGTCACAGTCTGTGTCATCCCTGTAACCACCTTTGTCCTCAATAGCCCCTACCTCTTCCTGGCTCATGTGGTCACCTGCAGGTCATCTGAGACAGGTGAGTCTTAGAGGAACTGTTAGCACCATCACAACTTCTAGGTCCTTTCCATAATTTCACTGCCATATATTGCAGTGCACTAACTATAGTATTACAGGAAAGTACAGTATTGAGGAGAAtatagatgtttataaagaatTTCAAACTGTAGGAAACTTTAAGACCCTTGCAAAGGTGTTAAAGTGGTATTTATcctttatattttgttatttaaaaTTCgtcaaaataattatttttcattagatTTGTACTCTATACTTTTACTTGTAAAGTCTGAGTGGATCAATAaattctattctattttatttacttgctGCCCCCCCACACAGGTGCCCTGCTCCACCTGAAGCAGCAAAACACATGGCTGGTGGAGGCATGGTGGTTCCAGGGCTACAAATGGATGCTGGAGGTGGTGTTCAAGCTCCTCCCCGCCCTGGTGCTGGTCTTCCTCAACATTCGCATTATTCGCACCTACAAAGCTGTGTGTGAGAAACGGCGCAAGATGAccaacaaggtgtgtgtgtgtgtgtgtgtgtacaagtttAAATTCCTACAGGACTGAGTCAAGCTCAGTCTTCCAGGTTTTGATATGAAAATGATCATATTTTCTTTGAATGTGCTGTTATCATACAGTAGGATGTGGAAATACAACCCAAAACAAAATTGGTCACAAGTTGCCTTATGGTCCAGTCCACTAATTATGGCCTGTCAGATCTGGGTTCAGTCCTCAGACACATCCACCTCTCTTATGTATTCATATAAAATTAGTTTCTCATCATCCAGTCATTTTACTGTTTGCATTACTCATGTGATGCATTTCAGTGATTGTCATTGTTCTGTTTAGAAAACTATACataattatttcctcttctcttctaaagtttattggtgtgtgtgtgtgtgtgtgtgtgtgtgtgtgtgtgtgtgtgtgtgtgtgtgtgtgaaaacagcCAGTGTAAATAATGGAATTCCTTGCCTCAGGTGAGTGGTGAGCAGCGGAGGCAGTATGCTGAGGAGAGTCGCCTGATGTTCTTGCTTGGGGGAACCTCAACACTGTTCTTTGTGTGCATGACACCAATGATCCTTCTGTCTGTCACCATACACCACGCCTGGGCCACCTCCCTGGCCTTTGAGGTAGGTGTGCAACCTACTCTACTATAAATCATGTACATTGAGATTGATGGGAGTAACAAGTTATGTGGTGAAGCAAAAGTTCCACGACAGACAgatttatgaatatatataagtGAATACAATATATAATGTAGGTAACTAAATATAATATTATACAATAATTTGTAACAAATGCAGTTCATTCTTGAAATAGTAAAGTAACAATGAATTCACTTCACTTGAGATCAGTTGTAGAAATGTTAAGTGGAGAAGACTTAAGCATTCTGAAAAGCAGATAAATTAAGCTTGAAAATCATAAACATAAATGTTATTAATAAAAAGCTAgttattaattaataataataataataataataataataataataataataataataataataataataataataataataattggtttattatttaggcagttaaaaactgaaaatgtacagagggggtggggaaatacttaacattaatcctaaaggtaagtctaatctagaagggactattgagtgatggctcgcaccatgctgggaatcgcactgagtctgtactggTCCGtgcgtggcgcctttaggggcattatcttgttgtggtgtctggtggcacggactgggcgaggtgcgtcaggcggcagcatgtttctgagacgtggatgatgcagtagtccccttccaaacttctccagagcctcttggtgcctggtggatagtctggacagactcagggtggtcagggcttcttcataggtggtgtatgcagggccaaggatgaccctgcacgctcttttctgcacactctctagctgtagctgttgagtgtgtgtgaggaaggaggaccacgctggggaggcgtacatgagtttggggaggatgaaggtgaggtacaccccccttaactcatctgtcagcgtccccagcgacctgagtctgcgcagcatgtacagcctgtaggtagctgatcttacggtgctggcgacatgctgcttccaggtcagctggtcgttcACCGTGACTCcaagaagcttggcacatcggaccacctggagggggtgagggcccactgtgagttggggagggggcactggtacagaggaggtacagaaatgcatcaccacagttttgctgtggttgatggtcatcctgctctcctccttccacatctgcagtcgctccagaattgcttgcagtggcgagtagtccgggttcttggtggaaactgggacgcccagtgcagtcgtccacatacttccagcgatggggggtgtcagtgagggcgtcgttaatgaggaggaggaagcatagaggacccatcttggtcacctgggggaccccacatgtcagctgttggaaattagagacagccctgatagcgaacggcctgacgccaccctgtgaggaagtcggctagccacgctatcaggttaggagggagacctagacttactgccttgctgatgacaagagtgtgatcaacaagatcaaaggcttttttgaagtccacaaaagcaacagctagagaggtgtttcgcttgtccaggtggctgtggatgaattcaaggaagctggtcaggtaataggaggtggaggtggctttaatatttccaaattgtctgatatctacggtattacaaattttggtgtaggcccattcatacacaaaatcctcacaaataaggctagggatgggggtgatagagactggcctgaggtcattgagtgactgtggactggaagttttggggatgggggtgacgtaagatgtcttccagtccgcggggcaagtgttgggagagtgaggcgtttattatggagcatagcggtgttgctagctctacagcaaattccttataaatttttataggaaggtcagtgggtgtggtggatcttggtttgaatttgagtattctcttaaaaacatccaccgcctggacacttgggggatgggagggagcggaaagataggcaggaagcggagtgatgtggaggggaggaaaggtttgacagatagcagcacagtgatcgttcatctgagccacgagattagcaggaaggtgtgaggtgcaaggaagagatgaagtgtgcttttgtaggccacacaaagctttgatcttagcatACCACtatctgttgttggtcagcttgaggtggtgtatcttgtctgggtaatagcttgcctttgcagccttaatctccctgatcactctgtttcttattttcctgtataggaccgggcaggagtggaatgcccaggtccgctgacgctcgagtcttttaatgcggggcgtcatccaggggacATCAGAcaggtgcgttgtgacgctcttggctgggaagtagcggtggaaggcttctgtggtggtggcgacgtaattttgctattttaagtggacgtcctccacatccagcacctcggtccacgggtgttgtgtcacccactgcccaaactccctcatggctgagtcagggaTGGGGCGGCGGGTCgaggtggtggctgtgggtgtccacagtatggagaggtgggtgctccgtcccatgggaggcagcagcttggggggcgagtactgctggcccaggtctgtcagtataaggtcaaggatggcttgctggtgggtggggaagtccacgacctgggtgagatgtagctggtgtaggatatcgttgatatctaatctgtcaAAGTCCTGACAGATGACCaacttggcagcaggatacctcaccctcagggcgtcagcagtgttgatggtgtgagcggtgagtaactgtgctgtggcaGCTCGTGGGGGTGgtacacgatgatggaggctgtgttgctgggatgggaggggggcataactctcacccacagggcctccacaccggcaggaatattgacagggaggtgtgaggggctgagggcagagcggcagaaaatgGCCACTCCCCCCCCACTTCtgtcctgacctgaggtgatggtagagctggtagtcctgcatcgtgcacacctcaggaacaatctgccacgcctcagtaactgCCACAATGTCCacacaagtagatctcaccatcacaatcaacttgtccatcttgttggccagagacgtcgcattaaataagagggagggaagactataccacacacGTGGCacttcaaagtgtttgtattccctcttctccaccctgcagtcttctctggcactggaggtcactaccttgatgggacgcatcacacttttgcctcctctcgatcctcGGTTCTGAAATAGTTTCAAggtcttaaggcactgtatcacgttgggcggtgtgtgtgtgtgtgtgtgtgtgtgtgtgtgtgtgtgtgtgtgtgtgtgtgtgtgtgtgtgtgtgtgtgtgtgtgtgtgtgtgtgtgtgtgtgtgttgttgttgttgttgttgttgttgttgttgttgtacagtACAGAGTTGGAGATAATTTACCTTGTGTTGCCTTGCTGTAGAAATAGACAAATTACCATCAAATTGATCAATATCCTCTTTGCTCACATAACTTCACATCCAGACTATTGTGTCAGGTCCTTCTATTATGTGGTAGCACATGGAAACACAAGCCAAGGCAGGACTGGCTGTGAGATACCTCAtggtgcatttatttatttattttttttttttttgcagtgtttCATAATGGAGAATGTAGttctttattcattccattACATTTCAGGATCCCTGGATCTCAAAATCTTTACCTTCTACGGGTATAGGATTTTGTTTCTGAAGTCTCCAAAACCTAATATTTGTTTCCATGGTTGTCATCTGGATAGCAAAACTTCCAAGAAACATTATTTTTGCCAAGAAACATTATTTTTGTCCAGTACAATGATGCTGAGTTTGAAAAAGATACAGAATGTTTTGTTGAtcccaagtctctctctctctctctctctctctctctctctctctctctctctctctctctctctctctctctctctctctctctctctctctctctctctctctctctctctctctctctctctctctctaaggaaatATTAAGAGAGAATGTTGCAGTGCTATGTTTTTCAGTCAGTTAAATAATCAGTTCCTGacactcttccttccatccctccatcatttcctccctgcctcatAAGTCTACCTCCCCAGGTGTTCCGAGCCACTGCCAACGTTCTTGAGGTGACAAACTTTGCCGTCACCTTCTACATCTACTGTGTGTTCTCAAAAGACTTCAGAGAGACTTTCCTTCGTACTCTGCGCTCAGCCAAGGAAAACTCCGTTGGTGCCTCCTTCCTAGGCTCTGTGTCAGGCCTGAAGGAGGCAATCCGGCCCCCCTAGGGACACGCCCCTCACACCCCACTGCAGCACCATGccactaccaccgtcaccagTGTTACACCAGCTCCTGTGGCTGtatgactgactgtgtgtgtgtgtgtgtgtgtgtgtgtgtgtgttaaattttaagtaataatgGCAGAGTAccagtgtttattttgttttcattgttggtgttgctgctgctgttgttgttgatgtataTAAGTTGTAGTCTGAGATCATGGAAAAATTGTGTGCAGTCTGCACCATAAACTAAAAAGATAATGTTTAAGCATTCATACAGTAAGACTGGATTCCCTGTCCTCTATATTCCCCTCATGGTAAGATAAGGGGATGGGGAAGTTCACATCTCAAACCCTAATGGTTGGGctaatgagtgtgtgtgcatgtacatGTGGCATGAGTGATGCTAAATGGAGACTGGAAGGCTATTGTGAGATGAGTTGGATGTTGTATGTGCATGTGGCATGAGTGATGCTAAATGGAGACTAAGGTTATTGTGAGACAAGTTGGATGTATTAGCTTTAtgcaaaattaaagaaagagtgaagaggaagaatccAGGAAGTGAGATAAGGGAGTGAGATAAGGATGGCCGTATTTGGTAGGTAGTCACAGAAGTGCAGTGCAGTGGGGTGTGTTAAGAGTGTTAGGTGGTTTTATCAAGACTGTTCTAGGTGAAAATCAGTTTTGGTCAAGAAATGAGTGTACATGGGCCTGGTagtgagagggatggaggagagagaagcctCATCTTTGTGAGTATTTGCAGTTTTAGGGCAAAGGTTTCATGTAGCATTAAAGAGCTTCATACTGCAGTTGGCTCTCGTACATTATGGCCAATGAGGATAATATTCTTTTTGCCCTAGCAACATGGAGGCAAAGATGTTGAGGGAATGCTTGTGATTGTGGGTGCCTGGTCTTGGCTAGCCCCCTTTCATGGGAGATGTCAGCATGGTTTAAAGTTGAATCAATTTTCATCATTGTGACAAAAGATTAGATTATGGAGCAAAATctgatatttatatatataaatttgtaAATTATTCTGatataaatatgtaaattaTTTTAAGATTATGAAAGTctgagattatatatatatatatatatatatatatatatatatatatatatatatatatatatatatatatatatatatatatatatatgtccgTAAAATGGTAGGAGTAGGAAAATTACATTGCAATATGCCTGTAAAATGGTAGGAGTAGGAATATTACATTGCAGACattactacagtaaaatccctcttattcggcatcaacgggaccgccgacatgccggatacttgaatagaagtgaaattatgtccacaatcaccaccctccactcacgcatcttaccataacaaagatcagctgatcttaatcagctccataagtgtaagcacaacacgcttcctcttttctacaactttaggcatgatgaaggcgtcaggcgataaacagtgcacacgcggaactgggtcactgagtaaacacagtgcagtgggccgcaggtggcgcgaagcagtgcgttctggtggcgagggaacaaagtatgcctcgcgcgggaattttaattgattttatgagtacacattgattttttattgattttaaggctgggggaaaaatgtgccggatactcaaatgccgtacgagagggattttactgtagtttaGTTATGTAATGTGATGCACGAGATAAGTTATAAATTATATGATTAAAATTAATAACTTAAGTTATAAATTAATGATTAAAATTAATAACTTAGGATTAAAATTGACCCTCTGGATGCTTCCGAAAAGATTGTAGGATTAAAATTGATCATCCTCAGGATAGTTACAAAAATTGTAGGATAAAAGTTGATCTTAAACTAATCTGGataagtagtagcagcagtgttAATGAATATAGTAAGGAGATAGTAGTAGTTCTGATGTTCCTGTATCAATTGCAGTTAAATACAAGATGTGATAAGAAACCAAAGAGTGAAAGCATGCAAGTTTGATGCAATCATTCCACATTCCTTTCTAGAATTCAAAATCTGAAGAGGAATGTGTGAAGTACTTGAGGAGAGGGTTTGAGAGAAGCTAGCTTGTGAATGACTAAATCTTGAAAGGTATGTGTGGGGAAAAATGTATGTGTGGAAACTTAGTGGGGTGGCAAAGGGGAAAACTAGATTAAATAAAATCTTTGTGATGCTTGTAATAATGCTTGTAGTGAGTGATTCACCTCATGGTCATTACATCATTTCAGATTACATGAGATGAGCTTTGTGCATGTTTGTGTTTGCACTGATTGTACATCTCACAATGATGATTGTTTCATACATCCACCAGTCTACACCAGATGAGCATAGCATGTGTACCTGGAAGAGCtataaaattttctttaatCTACTATTTATTCTTCCGGATTCCTAATCAGCATGTGTAGTAACACTTGGTTCCATGAGGATGAGGGAAGTTTCAGCTGAAaacatttttcttgatttcaaTCCGGTTTTGTATTTTAATATGCAGTTTTCATATGGAATTTATGCACATCTATTTTATTTGCCAGTGGCAAACAAATTACACATGACAGTAAATTCgtggcatttttttcttacctacAGTTTGAGGTTGTCTACATAGTTCTAATCATCTGCCCAAATTTAATCTTAATCTCAAActttaataatttaataattCTTCAATAACTTTAATCCCAGGGatcttacattttattttaccttGAAGAGTCTCCGGAGAAATTAAGTcttcaacactttttttttttaaataaataaataagataaaataataggAGTCTCTTGAACTCTTAAGAACAAATTGCTCATTAACCAGCAACACTACTAGTCCACGAGTCTAACAATTTAGTATTCAAAGAAATTTTGTCCTATAATAGTTATGACTTCCCACCACCTTGGgcaggaagaacaggaacagcAACAAACTGCCCACTATCTTCTGGAAAGGGAAGACAGGAACAACAGCAGACTGGCAAAACAAGTTCAATAAACTTGTAATTGTGGTGGACAATATTTCAACATACATCTTCAATGGCCTTATCTTTAACTCTGCTGATGAGCAAGTCTGCCTGAATGATGTCCAAAATGAGAGGATGGGAAAGGACAACCTGCACAGATGAAGCCCACCTGAACAATACCTGAAATGAGAGGATGTGAAGATATTGCATGAATAAGTACAAGGAAAGTCAATTTACTGTAAAAGCAACCTGCCCAGCTAGGACAAGGCTAGAGACAGGATAAAAAGAGCAGACTAAACTAAAAGCAACCTGCCCAGCTAGGACAAGGATAGAGGCAGGACAAAAAGAGCAGACTAAATAGGTAAAGTGAGCATACATAATGCGTGAATGAGAAAGGCTGGAATATCAATTACAGGCATGAACAAAGAATGAAATTTGGATCTTGACAGGATAACCAAGACATGATGAAATGAATTGATGGAAATCAGCacaattacagaaaaaaatgtgtactaGAATTTGAGGAGATAAAGCCCTGTTCCACAAAGACTAAAAAATTTAAGAAACTCTGCCACTGGTGAGTATATGCTGCATGTTACCAAATTTCATTAATTAAATTTTGCACTTGTCCCTTACATACCATAACTCCTATTACCTCCGATTTACTGCCCTCCACACATTCTACTTGGCAGCTAATAGCATCAACCCAAATTCTCTTCAAGAACAAATCCTGGTGCAATTTCTTGGTACTTTTGTGATGCTGTTGACAACATCTGGGTTCCATGCTACGCCGAGACTTCTGATAAAAGGTCAGTGTTCCTCATAGGTCCCAGTGTTCCTCATTCATGAGCTGCAAGACAAAAACAGTTACTGAATTGTATGCAGTAAGTCACTGTCTGCTCTTACTTAACAACTTAAcactggagagaaagagagagagagagagagagagactgatgatAATTCATGCAAGTGCTGTCAGCAGCAGCTACAAGACTAAAACCAATGGTTTTAGTGTTTCCCCTTGTCATCTGACAAATATGCTTATTTATCAATCAACAAGTTCACATTCAAAGCATGCAGCTCATTATAATTTCACAGAACTGAGCACGCTAATAGTTTTAGTATATTATATTACTGCCATTCCACAAAGCAGACAGGATTCTTGCTTTTCAGCATCCAGCTACAATTACTACCATTCCACAAAAAAGACAGGATTCTTGCTTTCCAGCATCCAACTTCAATTACTGCCACTCCATAAAGCAGACAGGATTCTTGCTTTTCAGCATCCGACTATATctgcatttttttaattttttttttatacaagtcAACAGTTGTGTAATatgaactgaactgaaccaATTACACCACACCACCTGCAGTAAATACGCTGTTTAACAAACACTTCCAACCCGACATTAGACCAGCAGCAAACACCACTTAAAAACTAAGATCGCATAAAAAGTTGAGCCTTATCCACCTTGCCTCGAATCATTCACAAGGTACGCAGCCCTACCTTCCTTGCCTCATATAACAAGGTAAGCAATCACACCTTGCAAGCACATACCTCATGCTCTCCCCAGACACATGCACCACGCCTGCACAAGTAACAACCACACAGCAAGTCTCCACCGCAGACACTTAGCCTGAACCACCATCTCCACGCCACTGTCAGCCGTCACCCAACTTAGAATATATTGGCACTGCAATCGCTAATATCGCCACACAACCATGTCTCCACCACCAGCAAGACCACACACACTACGTTTATACTACCAACAACCATCACATGAACCACGCCTCATACCAAATTCATTTTAACTTCAAATTTGCCTCCGCTGACGCCACCCGCCAgtcacccacacgcacacacattttttttctctactagAATATACCatatgttaaaaataaatacagtgtCATAACATTACTTAAGGAAAAGCCTTAATAAGTTTATTGGTACTCCTGCTGCTTATAGTGTGATGTAATTAATTtgacgatgataatgacatGTAGAGTAATACTCCATCTCTACAATTTGCGAGTATTCCTTTGTTTACAAGCAGCAGGATTATTGAATTTGTGTTGTAGAAACAACATTTAGTGTTTGACCACATAATTACATACATATTATACCTAAACATAAGAAACTGATGACGGAGCCTAGAATAGACTTCAATATTACTCCATTCCTTCGTCTTCAAATTTAAAAGTCAAACAGCTGAAATATTTAATATATTGTATAAAATAATATTCTGTCTGAACAGATAACTATTTATATAATTAGGTCAGTGTGAAAACAAGCTAGCCAAGCCTcgtttgaagagagagagagagagagagagagagagagagagagagagagagagagagagagagagagagagagagagagagagagagagagagagagagagagagaattataatgcTTCGTCAGAGAATATGGGGTTAAGATAGTCACTTGTTCTAATATTGGAGATAAGTAAGGAAgggagcaggggagggaagaggaaaagagagggaggagaggaggggggatatGAATTAAGACGTAAATATCGAATTATTAAACAAGTGAAATCTTGAAAGGAAAactaagatctctctctctctctctctctctctctctctctctctctctctctctaagtacctccccttcctcaacTTATGTCCTCTCAAATATCCATTTTtccttgttgagagagagagagagagagagagagagagagagagagagagagagagagagagagagagagagagagagagagagagagagagagagagagagagagagtccagccTTCCTCACAAAAAGTTACTTGGAAAGCAAATTGATAATTAGGCTAGCAATGTATATCAACTATAGGAAAAACAGGACATATATAACTATGGAGACAAGAATACTTGGATGTAGGTAGCTCAGCCACTAAATACTACAACTAAGCCAAATTAGATCAACAAATGTATTACTGAGAAAAATATAACCCGgtataagcctgagtgatgaaaatataaaattgtggttgtgtgtgtgtgtgtgcgtgtgtttatcTGAGGATTATCCCTTTTATGTGCAGTCTGAATAGTTCActagttttcagtttttttttttttttttttttttttttttatgaatttcttACACCAGGTTAGTTTCCCCATTAGTACAAAACACTCACAATGTTCCAAGAGGTTCCTCACCAAATTCctggtggtgtttgtgtctcATCTGGCATCAGTATCCTCTTGAAGTATTTTACCCGAGTGTTGCTTCCTGTGGTCAAAATTCTGAACATTCTTGTTGTGGCAGATCATCAGGGCATTTCTGTGGATGGGAAAATTACTATGGTTAAGTGACCAAACTTACCAGTtgtaaaaatattgttgtaAGACAAAAAGGTATTACAGTAGTACACTATAACAGGGATCTTGCCCCACCTGCAGGAAGTGTTGCCTGTGTGAAGGAGAAGCAACACAGGGATAACTGCTTCACCAAGGGCTGCAGCTGCTGCTCTGCTAACTGCTGATATTGTCTGGAattgttggtctgtttctctaTCTAACTGGCCACCTGTTGAGCCCTCATGCTAATGCTGTGGGCATCATCATCTCTCAACATTCTGTATAGGTAtactcatttattattattattattattattattattattattattattattaatattattattattattatctttattattattattattattcattattattattaaaatcattattatcatcacattCTGAGACCAAGTTGGATTTAAGAATGAACATGAGAACATGAGGGCACACATTCATTTCAAACCCTGAATATGAGCATTGCAATAGatatgaagaaaggaggggacaAGTTAATCTCAAACCCTGAATACAAGCATTGGGCAAATAGATAGTGGCCTTTCATAGAAGTGTCAAGACTTGGGGTGATTCCTGTTGGCCAGGCAGATAGTGGAGCACAAGACTTCCATCATCACTGAAGTGCTGGACCTTCCATGACTATTTCTTCTTTACACTGGAAAATTACATATTAACCTATAAACAATGGCATCT contains:
- the LOC135111371 gene encoding uncharacterized protein LOC135111371 isoform X3, with product MEPRCCQQHHKSTKKLHQDLFLKRIWVDAISCQVECVEGSKSEVIGVMNRGSRGGKSVMRPIKVVTSSAREDCRVEKREYKHFEVPRVWYSLPSLLFNATSLANKMDKLIVMVRSTCVDIVAVTEAWQIVPEVCTMQDYQLYHHLRSGQKWGGSGHFLPLCPQPLTPPCQYSCRCGGPVGESYAPLPSQQHSLHHRVPPPRAATAQLLTAHTINTADALRVRYPAAKLVICQDFDRLDINDILHQLHLTQVVDFPTHQQAILDLILTDLGQQYSPPKLLPPMGRSTHLSILWTPTATTSTRRPIPDSAMREFGQWVTQHPWTEVLDVEDVHLK
- the LOC135111371 gene encoding uncharacterized protein LOC135111371 isoform X4, with translation MEPRCCQQHHKSTKKLHQDLFLKRIWVDAISCQVECVEGSKSENRGSRGGKSVMRPIKVVTSSAREDCRVEKREYKHFEVPRVWYSLPSLLFNATSLANKMDKLIVMVRSTCVDIVAVTEAWQIVPEVCTMQDYQLYHHLRSGQKWGGSGHFLPLCPQPLTPPCQYSCRCGGPVGESYAPLPSQQHSLHHRVPPPRAATAQLLTAHTINTADALRVRYPAAKLVICQDFDRLDINDILHQLHLTQVVDFPTHQQAILDLILTDLGQQYSPPKLLPPMGRSTHLSILWTPTATTSTRRPIPDSAMREFGQWVTQHPWTEVLDVEDVHLK
- the LOC135111371 gene encoding uncharacterized protein LOC135111371 isoform X1; the protein is MEPRCCQQHHKSTKKLHQDLFLKRIWVDAISCQVECVEGSKSEVIGVMVLFRWASSVQVVLSHPLILDIIQADLLISRVKDKAIEDNRGSRGGKSVMRPIKVVTSSAREDCRVEKREYKHFEVPRVWYSLPSLLFNATSLANKMDKLIVMVRSTCVDIVAVTEAWQIVPEVCTMQDYQLYHHLRSGQKWGGSGHFLPLCPQPLTPPCQYSCRCGGPVGESYAPLPSQQHSLHHRVPPPRAATAQLLTAHTINTADALRVRYPAAKLVICQDFDRLDINDILHQLHLTQVVDFPTHQQAILDLILTDLGQQYSPPKLLPPMGRSTHLSILWTPTATTSTRRPIPDSAMREFGQWVTQHPWTEVLDVEDVHLK
- the LOC135111371 gene encoding uncharacterized protein LOC135111371 isoform X2, which gives rise to MEPRCCQQHHKSTKKLHQDLFLKRIWVDAISCQVECVEGSKSEVLFRWASSVQVVLSHPLILDIIQADLLISRVKDKAIEDNRGSRGGKSVMRPIKVVTSSAREDCRVEKREYKHFEVPRVWYSLPSLLFNATSLANKMDKLIVMVRSTCVDIVAVTEAWQIVPEVCTMQDYQLYHHLRSGQKWGGSGHFLPLCPQPLTPPCQYSCRCGGPVGESYAPLPSQQHSLHHRVPPPRAATAQLLTAHTINTADALRVRYPAAKLVICQDFDRLDINDILHQLHLTQVVDFPTHQQAILDLILTDLGQQYSPPKLLPPMGRSTHLSILWTPTATTSTRRPIPDSAMREFGQWVTQHPWTEVLDVEDVHLK